A genomic segment from Deinococcus sp. YIM 77859 encodes:
- a CDS encoding organic hydroperoxide resistance protein, whose product MSNLYTAEVTATGGRAGAVKSSDGRLELSLSVPAELGGEGGPGTNPEELFAAGYAACFLGALGVVARRQKIELDPASTMTARVGLRKSGLAFALDVELEGRFPGLSRAEAEALMHAAHQVCPYSVATRDNVPVRLKVAD is encoded by the coding sequence ATGAGTAACCTCTACACCGCCGAAGTCACCGCCACCGGAGGCCGCGCCGGAGCAGTCAAGTCCAGTGACGGCCGCCTCGAACTGTCCCTGAGTGTGCCCGCTGAGCTGGGGGGTGAGGGCGGGCCCGGCACCAACCCCGAGGAACTCTTTGCGGCCGGATACGCGGCCTGTTTTCTGGGGGCGCTGGGGGTGGTTGCCCGCCGGCAGAAGATCGAGCTGGACCCCGCCAGCACCATGACCGCCCGCGTGGGCCTGCGAAAGAGCGGCCTCGCCTTTGCGCTCGACGTGGAACTGGAGGGCCGCTTTCCCGGCCTGTCTCGCGCGGAGGCCGAGGCGCTCATGCATGCCGCGCACCAGGTCTGTCCCTACAGCGTAGCGACTCGGGACAACGTGCCGGTTCGCCTCAAGGTCGCGGACTAA
- a CDS encoding flotillin family protein: MLTGTLMAAALILLGIILVLVLIQKFLIVVPPNRVLVISGRSRRTEEGDTVGYRVIRGGRAFRIPVLEKVSWMDLTTIPLDLSIENAYSKGGIPLKIHAVANVKINAQEPQLSNAIERFLDVPRESVTNIVRDTLEGNLRGVVATLTPEEINEDRLRFAEALIEEAEHDMNNLGIKLDTLKIQNVSDVGGYLNAIGRRKAAEVLKEARIAEAERNAEAAQAEAQALQRSQVAQAISQQAILEEQNKLEVRRTELNAIQLSRQNEAAVESELAKVRATQNFEQEQAALQAALRQRRAQAEREARMVEAQQNAEAAEVEAQARQRATIAQTTAQQAILERENELRVRKAELEALAAARENEAKVAAERARVVAEQELEQERVLLNQKRLEADVVAPARAKREAELLAAQAAAAPIIEEGRAKAEAVRLMVEAFRQAGPEGERAYVLNMLPGIVEAFAKSVQEMQIDKLTVIDSGNGQATRSAVQTLPANIIGMVEQVENATGVNLLSLLQTTGKPKGNGASAVQPAPPVPAKTDA; this comes from the coding sequence GTGCTGACTGGAACGCTGATGGCTGCCGCCCTGATCCTGCTGGGAATCATTCTCGTGCTCGTCCTCATCCAGAAGTTTTTGATTGTGGTGCCGCCCAACCGGGTGCTGGTGATCTCGGGCCGCAGCCGCCGCACAGAGGAGGGCGATACGGTGGGTTACCGCGTCATTCGCGGCGGGCGGGCCTTTCGTATTCCGGTGCTGGAAAAGGTGTCGTGGATGGACCTCACGACGATTCCACTTGACCTCTCCATAGAGAACGCCTACTCCAAGGGCGGGATTCCGCTCAAGATCCACGCGGTGGCCAACGTCAAAATCAACGCGCAGGAGCCGCAGCTTTCCAATGCGATCGAGCGTTTTCTGGACGTGCCGCGCGAGAGCGTGACCAACATCGTCCGCGACACGCTGGAGGGCAACCTGCGCGGCGTGGTGGCGACCCTGACGCCCGAGGAGATCAACGAGGACCGGTTGCGCTTCGCCGAAGCCCTGATCGAGGAGGCCGAGCACGACATGAATAACCTCGGCATCAAGCTCGATACCCTCAAGATTCAGAACGTGTCCGACGTGGGAGGCTACCTGAATGCCATCGGGCGCCGCAAGGCCGCCGAAGTGCTCAAGGAGGCACGCATCGCGGAGGCCGAGCGCAACGCCGAGGCGGCACAGGCCGAAGCCCAGGCCCTCCAGCGCAGCCAGGTCGCGCAGGCGATCAGTCAGCAGGCCATCTTGGAGGAGCAGAACAAGCTGGAGGTGCGCCGCACCGAACTCAATGCCATTCAGCTGTCGCGCCAGAACGAGGCCGCGGTCGAGTCCGAACTGGCCAAGGTGCGTGCCACCCAGAACTTTGAACAGGAACAGGCGGCCCTCCAGGCGGCCTTGCGTCAGCGCCGCGCTCAGGCTGAACGTGAGGCCCGTATGGTGGAGGCGCAGCAGAATGCTGAGGCCGCCGAGGTCGAGGCTCAGGCCCGGCAGCGCGCCACCATCGCCCAAACCACCGCGCAGCAGGCGATTTTGGAACGCGAGAACGAGCTGCGGGTGCGCAAGGCCGAACTGGAAGCCCTGGCGGCAGCTCGTGAGAACGAGGCGAAGGTTGCTGCCGAGCGTGCTCGTGTTGTGGCCGAGCAGGAACTCGAACAGGAGCGCGTGCTGCTCAACCAGAAGCGGCTGGAAGCCGACGTGGTGGCTCCTGCTCGCGCCAAACGCGAGGCCGAGCTGCTGGCCGCGCAGGCCGCCGCGGCCCCCATCATCGAGGAGGGCCGGGCCAAGGCCGAGGCGGTGCGCCTGATGGTCGAAGCCTTCCGCCAGGCTGGGCCGGAAGGCGAGCGGGCCTACGTCCTGAATATGCTGCCCGGCATCGTCGAGGCGTTCGCCAAGAGCGTGCAGGAGATGCAGATCGACAAGCTCACCGTCATTGATTCCGGGAACGGGCAGGCCACGCGCAGCGCGGTGCAGACCCTTCCCGCCAACATCATCGGCATGGTCGAGCAGGTGGAGAACGCGACGGGCGTGAACCTGCTCAGCCTCCTCCAGACTACCGGCAAGCCGAAGGGGAACGGGGCGAGCGCGGTGCAGCCCGCTCCCCCGGTGCCGGCCAAGACCGATGCTTGA
- the pdxH gene encoding pyridoxamine 5'-phosphate oxidase — MPDLTSLRLTYARAELRRADLDPDPLRQFHRWLEEALGAGLREPYALSLATADALGRPSVRTVLLRGADERGLTFYTNYESHKGRDLAQNPQAELLFHWAEHERQVRAYGPVARVPEEESTAYFHARPRESQLAAHVSTPQSAPVGSREVLEARFAALQTQFPEGTTIPKPDFWGGYRVQVQEWEFWQGRPGRLHDRFRYTRAGESWRIERLMP, encoded by the coding sequence ATGCCTGACCTCACCTCGCTGCGCCTCACCTACGCCCGCGCCGAGCTGCGCCGCGCCGACCTCGACCCCGATCCCCTGCGGCAGTTTCACCGTTGGCTCGAGGAAGCCCTGGGTGCAGGGTTGCGCGAGCCCTACGCCCTCAGCCTGGCCACGGCCGACGCGTTGGGGCGGCCCAGCGTGCGGACCGTCCTGCTGCGCGGGGCGGACGAGCGCGGCCTGACCTTCTACACGAACTACGAATCGCACAAGGGCCGTGACCTGGCCCAGAACCCGCAGGCAGAACTGCTGTTCCACTGGGCCGAACACGAGCGGCAGGTGCGGGCCTACGGGCCGGTCGCGCGGGTGCCCGAGGAGGAAAGCACGGCCTACTTTCACGCTCGCCCCCGCGAGAGCCAGCTCGCGGCCCATGTGAGTACTCCGCAAAGCGCGCCGGTCGGGAGCCGAGAGGTGCTCGAAGCCCGGTTCGCTGCCCTGCAAACGCAGTTTCCTGAGGGCACGACCATCCCCAAACCCGACTTCTGGGGCGGCTACCGCGTTCAGGTGCAGGAGTGGGAATTCTGGCAGGGCCGGCCGGGCCGTCTGCACGACCGCTTTCGGTACACTCGGGCCGGGGAGAGCTGGCGCATCGAGCGCTTGATGCCGTAG
- a CDS encoding pyroglutamyl-peptidase I, whose amino-acid sequence MPTLLLTGFEPFHTHPVNPSAQAAQALDGQAVGQTRVQSALLPVEPQAAATQLRALLDEYRPNAVLLTGLAAGRPQVTVERVALNVMDFSIPDNAGQTYRDHPACADAAAPAAYLSTLPLRSVVAGWRAAGIPGHISNTAGLYVCNFVLYCALHHLAITGHRHVPCGFLHVPANAAVALAVPEDRPALPYLPQEEITRAVWVAAKVVGDEL is encoded by the coding sequence ATGCCCACGCTGCTCCTCACCGGCTTCGAGCCCTTTCACACGCACCCGGTGAATCCCAGCGCGCAGGCGGCACAAGCGCTGGACGGGCAGGCCGTGGGCCAAACGCGCGTCCAGTCGGCGCTGCTGCCCGTCGAGCCCCAGGCGGCGGCGACGCAGCTCCGGGCACTGCTGGATGAGTATCGGCCCAATGCCGTGCTGCTCACGGGCCTCGCGGCGGGCCGCCCGCAAGTGACGGTCGAGCGGGTTGCCCTCAACGTCATGGACTTTTCCATTCCCGACAACGCGGGGCAAACCTACCGCGATCACCCCGCCTGCGCAGACGCCGCAGCTCCCGCCGCCTACCTCAGCACCCTCCCCCTGCGTTCGGTCGTGGCCGGATGGCGAGCGGCGGGGATTCCGGGCCACATCAGCAACACGGCGGGCCTGTACGTGTGCAACTTCGTGCTGTACTGCGCCCTGCATCACCTGGCCATCACGGGTCACCGGCACGTTCCCTGCGGCTTCCTGCACGTGCCTGCCAATGCCGCCGTGGCTCTGGCTGTTCCAGAAGATCGCCCCGCCCTTCCCTACCTCCCGCAGGAGGAGATCACGCGGGCGGTCTGGGTGGCGGCAAAGGTTGTAGGAGACGAGCTGTAG
- a CDS encoding NfeD family protein, translated as MDLYLLCLLVGGGLLALSLLGGHDVDVGHPEAGDLASWFSLRALVSFAAFFGLAGVVGGLMGLAGPGRLTLALVTGLAVGGFTAFALRLARTRGEVSGAAGRLVGRTGKVLVPPAPSRPGKVALTVAGQIEHVLARSDDALRTGDAVIVIGVQGGVLDVKAWDGRA; from the coding sequence ATGGACCTGTATCTGCTGTGCCTGCTGGTGGGCGGCGGACTGCTTGCCCTGTCCCTGCTGGGTGGGCACGACGTGGATGTCGGCCACCCGGAGGCGGGCGACCTCGCCTCCTGGTTCTCACTGCGCGCGCTGGTGAGTTTTGCGGCCTTTTTTGGGCTCGCGGGGGTGGTGGGCGGCCTGATGGGTCTGGCCGGGCCGGGCCGGCTGACTCTGGCGCTTGTGACCGGGTTGGCGGTGGGGGGCTTTACCGCCTTTGCCCTGCGGCTGGCGCGAACGCGTGGCGAGGTGAGCGGCGCGGCGGGCCGCCTGGTGGGGCGCACGGGCAAGGTGCTGGTGCCCCCGGCACCGAGCCGGCCGGGCAAGGTGGCCCTCACGGTGGCGGGACAGATCGAACATGTGCTTGCCCGCAGTGACGACGCGCTGCGAACCGGTGACGCCGTGATCGTGATCGGCGTGCAGGGCGGCGTGCTGGACGTGAAAGCCTGGGACGGACGGGCGTGA
- the mqnB gene encoding futalosine hydrolase, which yields MNVLIVVATAGEAAGLADLPARVVVSGVGPVAAALATWQALARESFDLAVSAGIGGAYPGSGLQAGDLAVSSVMVQADLGAWDGENFLDLAALGLSVLPGAAHTGTFAVWDGAAQLAAALGAACGPTLTLGTVTGTAERAAELARRYPGALTEGMEGAGVAHAALLAGVPVLELRGVSNPVGPRDRRAWRIPEALAATRRGLAGLLEGV from the coding sequence ATGAACGTCCTGATTGTCGTCGCCACCGCCGGGGAGGCCGCAGGGCTCGCGGACCTCCCCGCTCGGGTGGTGGTGAGCGGTGTTGGGCCGGTCGCGGCGGCGCTGGCCACGTGGCAGGCCTTGGCCCGTGAATCCTTTGACCTGGCCGTGAGTGCCGGAATCGGCGGCGCGTACCCCGGCAGCGGCCTACAGGCAGGTGATCTCGCGGTCTCCAGCGTGATGGTGCAGGCGGACTTGGGGGCGTGGGACGGCGAAAACTTCCTTGACCTCGCGGCCCTGGGCTTGTCGGTGCTGCCCGGAGCGGCACACACCGGGACGTTCGCTGTTTGGGACGGGGCGGCCCAACTCGCCGCGGCTCTGGGGGCGGCCTGCGGTCCCACCCTCACCCTGGGCACGGTGACCGGCACGGCGGAACGCGCCGCCGAACTCGCCCGGCGTTATCCCGGTGCGCTCACCGAAGGGATGGAGGGAGCAGGTGTGGCACACGCGGCGCTGCTTGCGGGAGTGCCGGTCCTCGAACTCCGCGGCGTCAGCAACCCGGTTGGTCCCCGCGACCGCCGAGCCTGGCGGATTCCGGAAGCGCTTGCCGCCACCCGGCGTGGTTTGGCAGGCCTCCTGGAGGGTGTGTAG
- a CDS encoding SARP family transcriptional regulator — protein sequence MTPDVDRFIELQAQFDAGRYDMVITRLTAVPPRTAAEWRLLGMAYLWSRLLPEAELPLLRASEQGDAEARVEYGNVLRLQGRFAEAIRHFQAITPGLTGELALRALRWWGTAEFQAGHMAGGLERCEQAWRGYLALGDDERIGRVTQTVAQMLVQMGDMARARHLYGEALRLLPTDRTPVARLSALTGLANVQVLTGDFAGARATLTQGWEVLTDTEALTPKAYLLAIEAELHYLTGEQAAYMQNLQDLRRIAETTRDFELLTWTATRLADLYSRQGEHGRALEVLLDLAPDAAHPAVILTRGILLRRRQHHAQAAEHLTRVLETPGLGEGLRVRALLHLAEAQAALGDAAASLNTLGEALRVLVSARDRMLYRPDVQELPNLVQRALLDPDLAPDTQLVLEKLAFPRPQDPPATPLRLRVLTLGRAEVERGGERVPLSLEGSVLTLAYLALHPGRSRRELEASIYPDRDPKTAGDYFRAVFRELRQRLGPEVLQMEGSAKQPRYRLGPDVHVELDVTELRAALRAGDLACALALYRGPFLPGLRLESEWADELREELRVLLTLELRAHLNRAREEGDLRRALLLTNEFLRVDPYDVGVLETRVELARRVATPQELARYVVELHRMRS from the coding sequence ATGACCCCCGATGTGGACCGGTTCATAGAACTTCAGGCGCAGTTTGACGCCGGACGGTATGACATGGTCATCACGCGGCTGACGGCTGTCCCGCCCCGCACAGCAGCGGAGTGGCGTCTTCTGGGGATGGCGTATCTTTGGAGTCGGCTTTTACCCGAAGCAGAGTTACCCCTGCTGCGGGCCAGTGAGCAGGGAGACGCAGAAGCGCGGGTCGAATACGGCAATGTGCTGCGGCTTCAGGGCCGCTTTGCGGAGGCCATTCGGCACTTTCAGGCAATCACCCCCGGCCTGACGGGAGAACTCGCGCTGCGAGCGCTCAGGTGGTGGGGAACAGCGGAATTCCAGGCAGGGCACATGGCGGGGGGCCTGGAGCGCTGCGAGCAGGCCTGGCGCGGCTATCTGGCCCTGGGGGACGACGAGCGGATTGGGCGCGTGACCCAGACGGTCGCGCAGATGCTGGTCCAAATGGGGGATATGGCCCGTGCCCGGCACCTCTACGGCGAGGCGCTGCGCCTTCTGCCGACCGACAGAACGCCTGTGGCTCGCCTGTCCGCACTGACGGGGCTGGCCAATGTGCAGGTGCTGACCGGGGACTTCGCTGGAGCGCGGGCGACCCTGACGCAGGGCTGGGAGGTATTGACTGACACTGAGGCGCTTACACCTAAGGCTTATCTACTGGCCATCGAGGCGGAGCTGCACTACCTGACTGGAGAACAGGCCGCGTACATGCAGAACCTCCAGGATCTGCGCAGGATTGCCGAAACGACCCGTGATTTCGAGCTGCTGACCTGGACGGCCACTCGCCTCGCGGACCTGTACAGCCGCCAGGGAGAGCACGGGCGGGCGCTGGAAGTCCTGCTTGACCTGGCACCGGACGCCGCGCATCCAGCGGTGATCCTCACGCGGGGGATTCTCCTGCGGCGCCGGCAGCATCACGCCCAGGCGGCCGAGCACCTCACGCGAGTGCTCGAGACCCCAGGGCTGGGAGAGGGGCTGCGGGTTCGGGCGCTGCTGCATCTCGCCGAGGCCCAGGCCGCCCTGGGGGACGCGGCGGCGAGTCTCAACACGTTGGGCGAGGCGCTGAGGGTGCTCGTCAGCGCTCGGGACCGCATGCTGTACCGCCCCGATGTTCAGGAACTCCCCAATCTGGTCCAGCGTGCCCTGCTGGATCCGGACCTGGCCCCTGATACGCAGCTCGTGCTGGAGAAGCTGGCCTTTCCGAGGCCGCAGGACCCTCCGGCGACCCCCCTGCGCCTGCGCGTGTTGACGCTGGGCCGCGCGGAGGTGGAGCGGGGAGGCGAACGAGTGCCCCTCAGCCTGGAAGGAAGTGTCCTCACCCTCGCCTACCTCGCCCTCCATCCGGGCCGCAGCCGCCGGGAACTGGAAGCGAGCATCTACCCCGACCGCGATCCCAAGACCGCCGGGGATTACTTCCGAGCGGTGTTTCGTGAGCTGCGCCAGCGCCTCGGGCCAGAAGTGCTGCAGATGGAGGGCAGCGCCAAGCAGCCCCGCTATCGCCTGGGCCCAGACGTTCACGTGGAGCTCGACGTGACGGAGCTGCGCGCGGCGCTGAGGGCGGGGGACCTGGCCTGTGCGTTGGCCCTCTACCGTGGTCCCTTTTTGCCGGGCCTGCGGCTAGAGAGCGAGTGGGCCGACGAGCTGCGGGAGGAGCTGCGGGTGCTGCTCACGCTGGAGTTGCGCGCCCATCTGAACCGTGCCCGCGAGGAGGGTGATCTGCGGCGGGCACTCCTGCTGACCAACGAGTTCCTGCGCGTGGACCCCTACGATGTGGGGGTGCTGGAAACCCGGGTCGAGCTCGCCCGGCGGGTGGCGACCCCACAGGAACTCGCCCGCTACGTGGTGGAACTCCACCGCATGCGTTCCTGA
- a CDS encoding DNA-formamidopyrimidine glycosylase: protein MPELPEVETTRRKLEPLLMGRTILEITHDAPHRYRDTHRAHGRRVRGLSRRGKYLMLHLAAAGAAEDERHDLELVVHLGMTGGFRLQEGPHTRAVLTTDAGSLYFHDPRRFGKMAVVPAGEYRGMPTLLAMGPEPLSEDFREEDFARLAARAGAVKPWLLSQKPVSGVGNIYADESLWRARIHPAQTHLTREEAGRLYHAIRAVMHEAVEAGGSSLGDGLGNYRQHDGERGSFQGRHNVYGRAGAPCPRCGTPLQKTVLGGRGTHVCPRCQLLRRRDA from the coding sequence GTGCCGGAACTCCCCGAGGTCGAGACCACACGCCGCAAGCTCGAACCGCTCCTCATGGGGCGCACCATCCTTGAGATCACGCACGACGCCCCTCACCGCTACCGCGACACGCACCGCGCGCACGGGCGGCGTGTTCGTGGCCTTTCGCGCCGCGGCAAATACCTGATGCTGCACCTCGCGGCAGCCGGTGCGGCGGAGGACGAGCGCCATGACCTCGAACTGGTTGTGCACCTGGGCATGACGGGGGGCTTTCGGCTTCAGGAGGGGCCCCACACCCGCGCCGTTCTCACGACCGACGCGGGGTCCCTCTACTTCCACGACCCCCGGCGCTTCGGCAAGATGGCGGTGGTGCCCGCGGGCGAGTACCGGGGAATGCCCACCCTCCTGGCGATGGGGCCGGAGCCGCTCTCCGAAGACTTCCGCGAGGAGGACTTTGCTCGGTTGGCGGCACGAGCTGGAGCGGTCAAGCCCTGGCTGCTCTCGCAGAAACCCGTGAGCGGCGTGGGCAACATCTACGCTGACGAGAGCCTGTGGCGGGCTCGGATTCACCCCGCCCAAACCCACCTGACCCGCGAGGAGGCGGGCCGCCTCTACCACGCCATCCGCGCGGTGATGCATGAGGCGGTGGAGGCCGGGGGCAGTTCTCTCGGGGACGGCTTGGGCAACTACCGCCAGCACGACGGCGAGCGGGGCTCCTTTCAGGGGCGACACAACGTCTATGGCCGCGCCGGCGCCCCCTGCCCCCGCTGCGGAACCCCTCTTCAGAAGACGGTGCTGGGAGGACGCGGCACGCATGTTTGTCCGCGCTGCCAGCTCCTCAGGAGAAGAGATGCCTGA